A window of the Arenibacter algicola genome harbors these coding sequences:
- a CDS encoding NAD(P)/FAD-dependent oxidoreductase, which translates to MIKTDILIIGAGPTGLFAVFEAGLLQLKCHLIDALPQAGGQCSEIYPKKPIYDIPGFPEVLAGDLVNNLMEQIKAFQPGFTLGERANTIEKLEDGTFLVTTNKGTKHNAPIVAIAGGLGSFEPRKPLIDRIKDYEDKGVSYFIKDPEVYRNKKVLIAGGGDSALDWSIFLADVASEVTLVHRRNEFRGALDSVEKVQSLKNLGKINLITPAEVVGLKGSGKLEAVVINKSGDQDEEIIKEVDHFIPLFGLSPKLGPIADWGLEIEKNAIKVDTFDYQTNVPGIYAIGDVNTYPGKLKLILCGFHEATLMCQSAYQRIFPDKKYVMKYTTVGGVSGFDGSKKEAPKAVVKAID; encoded by the coding sequence ATGATTAAAACAGATATTCTGATTATAGGTGCAGGCCCAACCGGTCTTTTTGCTGTTTTTGAAGCAGGCCTGTTGCAGCTTAAATGCCATCTAATAGACGCATTACCACAAGCAGGTGGACAGTGTTCCGAAATATATCCAAAAAAGCCTATTTACGATATCCCGGGATTCCCAGAAGTTTTGGCTGGAGATCTGGTAAATAATCTTATGGAACAGATAAAAGCGTTCCAGCCCGGATTTACCTTAGGAGAGCGGGCAAATACTATTGAAAAATTGGAAGATGGAACCTTTTTGGTAACTACCAATAAAGGCACCAAGCACAATGCCCCAATCGTGGCAATTGCCGGGGGCCTTGGCAGTTTTGAACCTAGAAAACCCTTGATAGACAGAATAAAGGATTATGAAGACAAGGGTGTTTCCTATTTTATAAAAGATCCCGAAGTATATCGCAATAAAAAAGTATTGATTGCCGGTGGTGGTGATTCTGCCCTGGACTGGAGTATCTTTTTGGCCGATGTTGCTTCGGAAGTAACTTTGGTACATAGAAGAAATGAATTTAGAGGTGCTTTGGATTCTGTAGAGAAGGTACAGTCCTTAAAAAATCTTGGAAAAATAAATCTTATTACCCCTGCAGAAGTGGTGGGCCTAAAAGGCTCAGGGAAATTAGAAGCCGTAGTAATCAATAAATCCGGTGATCAGGACGAAGAAATTATCAAGGAAGTAGACCACTTTATCCCCTTGTTCGGGCTATCTCCCAAGCTGGGACCCATTGCGGATTGGGGATTGGAAATTGAAAAGAATGCCATAAAAGTGGACACTTTCGATTATCAGACCAACGTTCCAGGAATTTATGCCATTGGGGACGTAAATACCTATCCTGGAAAACTAAAATTGATCCTTTGTGGTTTTCACGAGGCAACCCTAATGTGCCAAAGTGCCTACCAGCGTATTTTCCCGGACAAAAAATATGTTATGAAATATACCACCGTAGGCGGTGTATCCGGTTTTGATGGCAGCAAAAAAGAAGCCCCCAAGGCAGTAGTAAAGGCCATTGATTAA
- a CDS encoding 2Fe-2S iron-sulfur cluster-binding family protein, which yields MSDVKIKIKDRDGVVHEVDAPTDMNMNLMEIVRSYELAPEGTIGICGGMAMCASCQCYVESDHQLPEMSDDEDAMLAEAFNVKDNSRLGCQIHITEDLEGLEVELAPES from the coding sequence ATGAGCGATGTTAAAATAAAAATTAAGGACAGGGATGGGGTTGTACACGAGGTAGACGCACCCACAGACATGAATATGAATCTTATGGAAATAGTTCGTTCCTACGAACTAGCTCCCGAGGGAACCATTGGAATATGTGGTGGTATGGCCATGTGTGCCTCCTGCCAATGTTATGTGGAATCTGACCACCAATTGCCCGAAATGTCAGATGATGAGGACGCCATGCTTGCCGAAGCTTTCAATGTAAAGGACAACAGCCGCCTAGGTTGCCAAATTCATATAACAGAGGATTTGGAAGGCCTGGAAGTGGAGTTGGCCCCTGAGAGTTAA
- a CDS encoding ABC transporter ATP-binding protein: MSNKKVSILTAFKTIIWPRRNLVFIGLFLIVISNAANFVGPISLKYFMDDVIPNKDMTMLKILVGLVILSILVRAVTSFLLTKILSVQAQYLISELRAQVQKKVLSLPIRFFDNAKSGALVSRIMSDVEGVRNLIGTGLVQLVGGSITAIGALVYMLWISPSMTFFTFIPLAIFAFIALKAFKIIRPIFRNRGKINAEVTGRLTETLSGIRVIKGFNAEEQETKVFESGVELLFQNVKKSLTATAFMTSSSTFLIGIATTGIMGIGGYKIMYEGLSLGDFLSFTFVLGIMIAPIVQMSNIGSQLTEALAGLDRTEELMNMVPEANEEERTIVLEKIKGDIAFNDVSFAYEEDKDVLHNVSFEVKSGNVVALVGSSGSGKSTIAGLAATFLNPLSGTITVDGQDLSKVDLSSFRRNLGVVLQDEFLFEGTIRENIMFPRPNATEEEVLKAVKAAYVDEFTDRFEKGLDTLIGERGVKLSGGQRQRIAIARAVLANPKILILDEATSNLDTESEALIQKSLATLTEGRTTFVIAHRLSTIRKANQILVIEDGRIAEKGTHDELIAKEGRYFNLFTYQARI; this comes from the coding sequence ATGTCCAATAAAAAAGTTAGTATTCTTACCGCCTTTAAAACAATAATTTGGCCTCGACGCAATTTAGTTTTTATAGGTCTGTTCTTGATCGTCATAAGCAACGCCGCAAATTTTGTTGGCCCTATCTCCCTAAAATATTTTATGGACGATGTTATTCCGAACAAGGATATGACCATGCTCAAAATATTGGTCGGTTTGGTAATACTGTCTATTTTGGTGCGGGCCGTAACATCATTTTTGTTGACAAAAATATTGAGTGTACAGGCACAATACCTTATCTCGGAATTAAGGGCACAGGTACAAAAGAAAGTTCTTTCGCTCCCGATCCGTTTTTTTGATAATGCAAAATCTGGGGCTTTGGTCTCTCGAATAATGTCGGACGTGGAAGGGGTCCGTAATCTTATTGGAACAGGATTGGTACAATTGGTAGGGGGAAGTATTACGGCCATAGGCGCCTTGGTTTACATGTTGTGGATTAGTCCGTCTATGACCTTCTTTACCTTTATTCCATTGGCCATTTTTGCCTTTATAGCCTTAAAAGCCTTTAAGATTATAAGACCAATATTTAGAAATAGGGGTAAAATAAACGCCGAGGTTACAGGGAGGCTTACAGAAACCTTGAGCGGAATCAGGGTTATTAAAGGCTTTAATGCGGAGGAGCAGGAGACCAAGGTTTTTGAGAGCGGGGTGGAGCTGTTGTTTCAAAATGTAAAAAAGAGTCTAACGGCAACTGCTTTTATGACCAGTTCATCCACTTTTCTTATTGGAATTGCCACTACTGGAATTATGGGTATCGGTGGATATAAAATAATGTATGAAGGCTTGAGTCTAGGGGATTTTTTGTCCTTCACCTTTGTCTTGGGAATTATGATAGCGCCTATTGTGCAAATGAGCAACATAGGGAGCCAGCTTACTGAGGCACTTGCAGGTCTGGACCGTACGGAAGAACTAATGAATATGGTGCCGGAAGCCAATGAAGAGGAAAGAACGATTGTTCTTGAAAAAATAAAAGGGGATATAGCATTTAATGATGTTTCTTTCGCCTACGAGGAGGATAAGGATGTATTACACAACGTTAGTTTCGAAGTGAAATCGGGCAATGTGGTAGCTCTAGTGGGTAGCTCCGGTTCAGGAAAATCTACCATTGCCGGTTTGGCGGCAACCTTTTTAAATCCCCTTTCAGGGACCATAACCGTGGACGGTCAGGATCTTTCTAAAGTTGATTTGAGCAGCTTTCGCCGAAACTTGGGGGTTGTTTTGCAGGATGAGTTTTTGTTTGAAGGTACCATTAGGGAAAATATTATGTTCCCTAGGCCCAATGCAACTGAGGAAGAAGTATTAAAGGCTGTTAAGGCGGCTTATGTGGATGAATTCACTGATAGGTTTGAAAAAGGGTTGGATACGCTAATTGGGGAACGCGGAGTGAAGCTCTCCGGCGGACAGCGGCAACGTATCGCTATAGCTAGGGCGGTCTTGGCCAATCCAAAAATTTTGATATTGGACGAAGCTACTTCCAATCTGGATACGGAAAGTGAGGCACTGATTCAGAAAAGTTTGGCCACCCTTACCGAGGGTAGGACTACTTTTGTCATCGCCCACAGATTGAGCACCATTAGAAAAGCCAATCAAATATTGGTTATAGAAGATGGTCGTATTGCAGAAAAAGGGACTCATGATGAGCTTATTGCAAAAGAAGGAAGGTACTTTAACTTATTTACCTACCAGGCCAGGATTTAA
- a CDS encoding SGNH/GDSL hydrolase family protein: protein MRLSLLFVIAIVFFGCSQERELSAFEPSTDNILDTELPSTISNDLNGPHLNESGTYNYLALGDSYTIGASVTTAESFPIQLKHRLEQGLKVTVNTEIIAVTGWRTDNLWDAINRGTALPSYDLVSLLIGVNNQYQGKPFRIYKKEFPQLLERAIALAYGNPKNVVVVSIPDYAYTPFGEGRNTDKISKEIDEYNGFAEATALQKGVPFVNITDITRNGLSNPDLVAGDGLHPSREAYKRFVDVIYPVVLPVFD from the coding sequence ATGCGGTTATCATTGTTATTTGTCATTGCTATTGTTTTCTTTGGATGTTCCCAAGAAAGGGAGTTGTCCGCTTTTGAACCTTCCACGGACAATATTTTGGATACAGAGCTGCCTTCGACCATTTCCAATGATTTGAATGGACCACATTTAAACGAATCGGGGACATATAATTATTTGGCCTTGGGCGATAGTTATACCATTGGTGCCAGCGTTACTACTGCAGAAAGCTTTCCAATACAGTTGAAGCATAGATTGGAGCAGGGTCTAAAAGTAACGGTCAATACCGAAATAATAGCCGTTACAGGATGGCGCACAGACAACTTATGGGATGCTATAAACAGGGGAACCGCATTGCCTTCCTATGATTTGGTAAGCCTTTTGATTGGGGTCAATAACCAATACCAAGGTAAACCTTTCAGAATATATAAAAAGGAGTTTCCCCAACTGTTGGAACGGGCCATTGCCCTGGCTTATGGCAATCCAAAAAATGTTGTTGTTGTTTCCATTCCAGATTATGCGTATACCCCCTTTGGAGAAGGCAGAAATACCGATAAAATTTCCAAAGAAATTGATGAATATAATGGCTTTGCGGAAGCTACTGCCCTTCAGAAGGGTGTGCCTTTTGTAAATATTACGGACATTACACGAAATGGATTGTCCAATCCCGATTTAGTGGCAGGGGATGGCCTGCATCCTTCCCGGGAGGCCTATAAGAGATTTGTAGATGTAATTTATCCGGTAGTACTTCCTGTTTTTGATTGA
- a CDS encoding DUF779 domain-containing protein: MVKRVLISEDARQVLEELKSQHGELMFHQSGGCCDGSSPMCFPKGELMLNETDVYLGDIADCPFYMSKDQFEYWKHTQLTIDVTKGRGSSFSLEIPLGLRFVIKSRLFTENEHAQLGPVDTVKT; this comes from the coding sequence ATGGTCAAAAGGGTATTGATTTCAGAAGATGCAAGGCAGGTATTGGAGGAGCTAAAGTCCCAGCATGGGGAGTTAATGTTCCATCAGAGTGGAGGTTGTTGCGATGGGTCATCGCCCATGTGCTTTCCGAAAGGGGAATTAATGCTTAACGAAACCGATGTTTATCTGGGCGATATTGCAGATTGTCCTTTTTATATGTCGAAGGATCAATTTGAATATTGGAAACATACCCAATTGACCATAGATGTAACCAAAGGCCGCGGCTCCAGTTTTTCCTTGGAAATACCGTTGGGATTGCGCTTTGTTATAAAGTCCCGTTTGTTTACTGAGAACGAACATGCCCAATTGGGTCCTGTAGATACGGTCAAAACTTAG
- a CDS encoding aldehyde dehydrogenase family protein: MGDVKTTTQNRVERPVFKSQYENFIGGKWVSPIKGEYFDNISPVDGNSFTKIARSTAEDIELALDAAWAAAPEWNNSSAASRSNLLLKIADIMEQNLEVLARAETWDNGKPIRETMAADLPLAIDHFRYFAGVIRAEEGTASELDANTVSLNIPEPLGVVGQIIPWNFPLLMAAWKVAPALAAGNCVVLKPAEQTPVGILVLMELIENVLPAGVLNVVNGFGIEAGKPLASNPRINKIAFTGETTTGQLIMQYASKNIIPVTLELGGKSPNVFFESIMEADDEFFDKCLEGAAMFAFNQGEVCTSPSRILVQESIYEKFIERVVARTNKIRLGHPLDPETMMGAQASNDQYEKILNYIKIGKEEGCEVLTGGDAAYNEGLEGGYYIQPTILKGNNKMRVFQEEIFGPVVCLTTFKDEAEAIEIANDTLYGLGAGVWTRDTHQAYKVARAIKAGRVWVNSYHTYPAHAPFGGYKKSGIGRETHKMMLNHYRQTKNMLISYDKKALGFF; this comes from the coding sequence ATGGGAGATGTAAAGACCACAACACAGAATAGGGTCGAAAGACCAGTATTTAAAAGTCAGTATGAAAATTTTATAGGCGGTAAATGGGTGTCGCCCATCAAAGGGGAGTATTTTGATAATATTTCACCTGTAGATGGCAATAGTTTTACCAAGATAGCCCGATCTACCGCTGAGGATATTGAACTGGCGTTGGATGCCGCATGGGCTGCAGCCCCGGAATGGAATAATTCCTCCGCAGCATCAAGAAGTAATTTATTGTTGAAGATTGCGGATATAATGGAGCAAAACCTGGAGGTTTTGGCACGGGCCGAAACCTGGGATAACGGAAAACCCATCAGGGAAACCATGGCTGCAGATTTACCTTTGGCCATAGACCATTTTCGCTATTTTGCGGGGGTTATAAGGGCAGAGGAGGGCACTGCAAGTGAATTGGATGCCAATACGGTATCTTTGAACATTCCTGAACCTTTAGGGGTTGTTGGACAAATTATTCCTTGGAACTTTCCACTTCTTATGGCAGCTTGGAAGGTAGCACCTGCACTGGCAGCCGGAAACTGCGTAGTCCTAAAGCCGGCGGAACAAACTCCGGTGGGAATCCTGGTGCTAATGGAACTTATAGAAAATGTATTGCCGGCAGGGGTACTTAATGTGGTGAACGGATTTGGTATTGAGGCAGGTAAACCATTGGCTTCCAATCCCAGAATAAACAAGATTGCATTTACTGGCGAGACAACTACCGGGCAGTTGATTATGCAGTACGCCTCCAAAAACATTATTCCGGTTACTTTGGAATTGGGGGGTAAATCGCCCAACGTGTTTTTTGAAAGCATTATGGAAGCAGATGATGAATTCTTCGACAAATGTTTGGAAGGAGCGGCAATGTTTGCCTTTAATCAGGGCGAAGTATGTACCTCCCCATCCCGTATTTTGGTACAGGAAAGTATTTACGAAAAATTTATTGAGCGAGTTGTGGCCCGTACCAACAAAATAAGGCTGGGACATCCACTGGATCCTGAAACTATGATGGGTGCACAGGCTTCCAATGATCAATATGAAAAAATCCTGAATTATATCAAAATTGGAAAGGAGGAGGGCTGTGAAGTACTAACCGGTGGTGATGCAGCCTATAATGAAGGTTTGGAAGGGGGTTATTATATTCAGCCGACTATTCTAAAAGGAAACAATAAAATGAGGGTCTTTCAGGAAGAGATCTTTGGTCCTGTTGTGTGCCTAACAACCTTTAAGGATGAGGCAGAGGCTATTGAAATTGCCAATGATACATTATATGGTCTGGGCGCTGGCGTATGGACAAGGGATACCCATCAGGCGTACAAGGTGGCCAGGGCAATTAAAGCCGGTCGCGTTTGGGTAAATAGCTATCATACCTATCCGGCACATGCTCCCTTTGGAGGATATAAGAAATCAGGAATAGGTAGGGAAACCCATAAAATGATGTTGAACCACTACAGGCAAACTAAAAATATGCTTATTTCCTACGACAAAAAAGCACTGGGATTCTTTTAA
- a CDS encoding AraC family transcriptional regulator, translated as MQLSNAYFNHRRLETLVENQTTYTLNNAAMHVFETHQQAEQILLQFDQPVLASMLSGKKIMHLRDHESFNFLPGESLILPSKEIMCIDFPEAKATNPTRCLAMAISEDKIKQMLRVMNETMPKLDGKEWALMDYNFHFTNDIGLYQILQRLLFLFTENHPSKDLFVDNMLSELIVRILQSNERKIYTEQTLEVSSNSRLGFIVSFIRENIYKPLSIETLSKKAHMSESHFYRVFKNELGISPVEFINNERIKLAVSLLQDPKRTIKEVFMECGFESRSYFNRVFKRKKNVSPSEYQANVVREKRY; from the coding sequence ATGCAGCTATCCAACGCCTACTTTAACCATAGAAGATTGGAAACTTTGGTCGAGAATCAAACGACCTATACGTTGAACAATGCTGCCATGCACGTTTTTGAAACCCATCAGCAAGCGGAACAAATATTGCTCCAATTTGATCAGCCAGTCCTGGCAAGTATGCTAAGTGGCAAGAAAATTATGCACCTTAGGGACCATGAGTCATTTAACTTTTTACCTGGTGAATCTCTTATACTGCCATCCAAAGAAATAATGTGTATAGATTTTCCCGAAGCAAAGGCTACCAACCCTACCCGTTGCTTGGCCATGGCCATTTCTGAGGATAAAATAAAACAGATGTTGAGGGTAATGAACGAAACCATGCCCAAATTGGATGGGAAGGAATGGGCATTGATGGATTATAATTTTCATTTTACAAATGATATTGGCCTCTATCAAATTTTACAACGATTGCTCTTTCTATTCACAGAAAACCATCCGTCCAAGGATCTCTTTGTAGACAATATGCTAAGCGAACTAATTGTTCGGATTTTACAGAGCAATGAGCGCAAAATTTACACGGAACAAACGTTGGAGGTCAGTAGCAACAGTAGGTTGGGGTTTATAGTCTCCTTTATTCGCGAAAACATATACAAGCCCTTAAGTATTGAAACATTGAGCAAAAAGGCCCATATGAGCGAGTCCCATTTTTACAGGGTCTTTAAAAATGAACTTGGCATTTCTCCTGTAGAATTCATTAATAATGAACGAATTAAACTAGCTGTCAGTCTTTTACAAGATCCAAAACGCACTATAAAAGAAGTATTCATGGAATGCGGTTTTGAAAGCAGATCGTATTTTAACCGTGTGTTCAAGAGAAAGAAAAATGTTTCCCCTAGCGAATATCAAGCCAATGTGGTTAGGGAAAAGAGATATTGA
- a CDS encoding dipeptidase has protein sequence MFVFDAHLDLAMNAMEWNRDLTRTVADIRESELGMTDKPDRANNTVSFDAMRKGNIGLCVGTQIARYVKKENPLPGWSSPYQAWAQTQGQLAWYRAMEEIGEMVQIRNTEELNAHLELWENGMDKKPIGYILSLEGADSIITPSHLERSYEQGLRAIGPAHYGPGTYAHGTDSVGGIGHKGKELLKEIERLNLILDATHLCDLSFWETMKVYNGPVWASHNNCRKFVDHNRQFSDGQILELIGRDGVIGIALDAWMMVPNWVRGTSTPKGMDVSLDQMINNIDHICQLAGNSLHVGIGTDLDGGFGKEQCPSDINTIADLQKIPGLLLRKGYSEMDIENIMYKNFIRFLRKVWG, from the coding sequence ATGTTCGTATTTGATGCCCATTTGGATCTGGCCATGAATGCCATGGAATGGAACAGGGACCTAACAAGGACCGTGGCCGATATTAGGGAAAGTGAACTGGGTATGACCGATAAACCGGATAGGGCCAATAATACGGTGTCTTTTGATGCTATGCGAAAGGGAAATATTGGCCTATGTGTGGGTACCCAAATAGCTAGGTATGTAAAGAAGGAAAACCCCTTGCCCGGGTGGAGCTCTCCCTACCAGGCCTGGGCCCAGACCCAGGGGCAGTTGGCTTGGTACAGGGCCATGGAAGAAATTGGGGAAATGGTCCAAATTAGGAATACGGAAGAATTGAATGCACATTTGGAGCTATGGGAAAATGGGATGGACAAAAAGCCGATCGGCTATATCCTTAGTTTGGAAGGGGCAGATTCCATAATTACCCCAAGTCATTTGGAGCGTTCCTATGAGCAAGGCCTGAGGGCCATTGGACCGGCCCATTATGGTCCCGGCACCTACGCGCATGGTACGGATTCGGTTGGAGGCATTGGCCATAAAGGCAAGGAGCTATTAAAAGAAATAGAGCGGTTAAACCTAATTCTAGATGCTACCCATTTATGCGATCTTAGCTTTTGGGAAACCATGAAGGTATACAATGGTCCCGTTTGGGCAAGCCACAACAATTGTCGAAAATTTGTGGATCATAACAGACAGTTTTCTGATGGGCAAATATTGGAACTTATTGGCAGGGACGGTGTAATAGGTATAGCCCTGGACGCTTGGATGATGGTTCCCAATTGGGTGAGGGGTACTTCAACCCCAAAGGGAATGGATGTTTCCTTGGACCAAATGATCAACAACATAGACCATATTTGCCAGCTGGCAGGAAATTCCCTGCACGTTGGTATAGGGACCGATCTGGATGGAGGGTTTGGAAAAGAGCAATGTCCTAGTGACATAAATACGATAGCAGATCTACAGAAGATACCTGGATTACTATTAAGAAAAGGTTATTCGGAAATGGATATAGAGAATATAATGTATAAAAATTTTATTCGGTTTCTAAGAAAGGTGTGGGGGTAA
- a CDS encoding D-TA family PLP-dependent enzyme produces the protein MNKEWYRIKDTENIVTPALLVYPERIEQNIKTMIAMAGGTRHLRPHIKTHKTAEIVQLQLKHGIQKFKCAAIAEAELLGNCGAADILIALQPVGPNINRFFRLISEFPNSTFSAIVDDTRIVEKIGKIARDKGISVSLWLDINNGMNRSGILPNADAVELYKKIYKDPNLQAAGLHVYDGHIHNKDLFEREQKCNEDFEAVLDLKKSLEELGFPIPTIVAGGSPTFPIHLKREGVETSPGTTLLWDAGYAASYKDMDFLPAAVLLTRVISKPSSNLVCFDLGHKHLASEMNFPRVMFLEGDGCTQIGQSEEHLIVQCPNDEMFTVGDAAYAIPVHICPTVAKYKEVLTAVDRRIIGAWQVAARNLKINI, from the coding sequence ATGAACAAAGAATGGTATAGAATTAAGGACACGGAGAATATAGTTACCCCTGCCCTTTTGGTTTATCCGGAGCGGATAGAACAAAACATTAAGACCATGATTGCCATGGCCGGTGGTACCCGTCACCTTAGGCCCCATATAAAAACACATAAAACCGCAGAGATTGTTCAGCTACAGTTAAAGCACGGTATTCAAAAATTTAAGTGTGCCGCCATTGCCGAGGCCGAACTTTTGGGAAATTGCGGTGCAGCAGACATTCTAATAGCATTACAACCGGTAGGTCCCAATATAAACCGATTTTTTAGACTGATTTCGGAATTCCCCAATAGTACTTTTTCGGCAATTGTTGATGATACCCGGATTGTTGAAAAAATCGGTAAAATTGCAAGGGACAAAGGCATTTCTGTGTCACTTTGGTTAGATATTAACAATGGGATGAATAGATCCGGTATTCTGCCCAATGCCGATGCTGTGGAATTGTATAAAAAAATATATAAGGACCCTAATTTGCAGGCTGCAGGATTGCATGTGTACGACGGACATATCCACAACAAAGATCTGTTTGAAAGAGAGCAGAAATGCAATGAGGATTTTGAAGCGGTTTTGGATTTGAAAAAATCTTTGGAGGAATTGGGTTTCCCCATTCCCACCATTGTGGCCGGCGGTTCTCCAACTTTCCCCATCCATTTAAAGCGCGAAGGTGTGGAAACTAGCCCAGGAACTACACTTTTATGGGATGCTGGGTATGCTGCCTCCTATAAGGATATGGATTTCCTGCCGGCCGCTGTTTTGTTGACCAGGGTAATCAGTAAGCCAAGCTCAAATTTGGTCTGTTTCGATTTGGGACATAAGCATTTGGCTTCAGAAATGAATTTTCCTAGGGTAATGTTTTTGGAAGGGGATGGTTGCACCCAAATAGGGCAAAGCGAAGAACATTTAATTGTACAATGCCCCAATGATGAAATGTTTACAGTAGGGGACGCCGCCTATGCCATTCCGGTGCATATTTGCCCAACTGTTGCCAAATATAAGGAAGTCCTAACGGCAGTTGATAGGAGGATAATCGGTGCCTGGCAGGTAGCTGCAAGAAACCTTAAAATAAATATATAA
- a CDS encoding RidA family protein yields the protein MSSSPTEKIKELGLVFPPAPKPAGVYRPILVVDKFLYVSGQGPIQNDGSLMIGIAGFDMNADEAKLAARQVGLTMLSTIMTHFGSLDKIKRVVKVLGMVNSTPDFGKQPFVINGFSELMADVFGQENGIGVRSAVGMMLPGNIPVEVEAMFELH from the coding sequence ATGAGTAGTTCACCCACAGAAAAGATTAAGGAATTAGGATTGGTTTTTCCCCCGGCACCAAAACCGGCGGGTGTTTACAGGCCTATTTTGGTAGTAGACAAGTTTTTATATGTTTCGGGCCAGGGTCCAATTCAAAACGATGGATCTTTAATGATCGGGATAGCAGGTTTTGATATGAATGCCGATGAAGCCAAACTGGCAGCGAGACAGGTGGGCCTTACTATGCTTTCCACGATTATGACACATTTTGGAAGCTTGGACAAAATAAAACGGGTTGTAAAGGTCCTTGGGATGGTAAATTCTACTCCGGATTTTGGAAAACAACCCTTTGTTATAAATGGGTTTAGTGAATTGATGGCCGATGTTTTTGGACAAGAAAATGGTATTGGCGTACGCAGTGCTGTTGGGATGATGTTACCCGGTAATATTCCTGTAGAGGTAGAGGCAATGTTTGAGCTTCATTGA
- a CDS encoding gluconate:H+ symporter, with protein MPLLIVILGLFLLFLLIAKFKLNAFIAFIIVSLAVGIAEGMDLDQVVKSIEHGIGNTLGFLVMILGLGAMLGKLVADSGAAQQITTKLVAKFGVKNIQWALVLTGFIVGIPLFYEVGFVILIPLIFTITASTGLPLLYVGLPMIASLSVTHGYLPPHPAPTAITAMFEADMGKTLLYGIIIAIPAITVAGPWFSRTIKNVKATPLKDFVNPTVLTEEEMPGINISIFTALLPIILIMFSTIADLLFPKDYGFMPFVNFLGNPVIAMLISVLVAIYTLGLARGKRMTDIMGSMSSSISGITMVLLIIAGAGALKEVLIDSGVSLYIADSLKDSSVSPLLLAWFVATVIRVCVGSATVAGLTTAGIVMPLIGAAGVSPELMVLAIGSGSLMLSHVNDGGFWLFKEYFNLSIKDTLKTWTVMETTVGVMGLIGVMILSLFV; from the coding sequence ATGCCATTACTTATTGTTATTCTGGGGTTATTTCTCCTCTTTTTACTCATTGCAAAATTTAAACTTAACGCCTTTATAGCATTTATAATCGTATCGCTTGCCGTAGGGATCGCGGAAGGAATGGATCTGGACCAGGTGGTAAAATCCATAGAACACGGAATAGGTAATACCCTTGGTTTCTTGGTGATGATTTTAGGATTGGGAGCCATGTTGGGCAAGCTGGTGGCAGATAGCGGCGCTGCCCAGCAGATAACCACCAAGTTGGTGGCCAAATTTGGTGTTAAAAATATTCAATGGGCATTGGTGTTGACCGGATTTATTGTGGGTATTCCTCTGTTCTATGAGGTTGGTTTTGTGATATTGATCCCCTTGATATTCACTATTACCGCCTCAACGGGATTGCCACTTTTATATGTGGGCCTTCCAATGATAGCCTCCTTGTCCGTGACACATGGCTATCTTCCGCCACATCCAGCCCCAACAGCCATTACCGCCATGTTCGAGGCAGATATGGGGAAGACACTTTTGTATGGCATTATCATTGCAATTCCCGCCATTACGGTTGCCGGACCATGGTTTTCGCGTACCATTAAAAATGTCAAGGCTACTCCCTTAAAGGATTTTGTAAACCCTACTGTTCTTACTGAAGAAGAAATGCCAGGGATAAACATCAGTATTTTTACGGCCCTTCTTCCCATTATTTTAATAATGTTTTCCACCATAGCCGATCTATTATTTCCCAAGGATTATGGATTTATGCCTTTTGTCAACTTTTTGGGAAATCCAGTAATAGCAATGTTGATTTCTGTATTGGTGGCCATTTATACCTTGGGCTTGGCCCGGGGCAAACGTATGACCGATATTATGGGGTCTATGTCCAGCTCTATTTCGGGGATTACCATGGTTCTTCTTATTATTGCAGGAGCAGGGGCGCTAAAAGAGGTTTTAATAGATAGTGGGGTAAGTTTGTATATTGCAGACAGTTTAAAGGATTCCAGTGTTTCACCGCTTTTGTTGGCCTGGTTTGTGGCCACGGTTATTAGGGTGTGTGTGGGTTCGGCAACGGTGGCCGGTTTAACGACTGCAGGTATAGTAATGCCACTTATTGGCGCTGCCGGGGTAAGTCCGGAATTAATGGTCCTCGCCATAGGATCCGGGAGTCTAATGCTTTCCCATGTAAACGATGGAGGATTCTGGTTGTTCAAGGAATATTTTAACCTTTCCATCAAGGATACTTTAAAAACATGGACAGTTATGGAAACCACCGTGGGTGTAATGGGATTGATCGGAGTAATGATTTTGAGTTTGTTTGTTTAA